The following proteins are encoded in a genomic region of Bacillota bacterium:
- a CDS encoding glycoside hydrolase family 2 protein, with translation MICRISLNGEWQFAEASEARDGKWAAGRVPGCVQLDLMALGKLPDPFYRMNEHYAHELEDKEWVYRKEFDFAGGKYHAAELVFMGLDTFADIYINGHYLGRAQDMFIPYRYDVTDTLVVGKNIIEVRFASPINEIKAMERNSPVRLASSSESARPYVRKAQYSYGWDWGPRIAQVGIWRPVYLELIEDAKIEHPFFFTREIKNGKASVSVRAEVQRHVDGELSARVEVAYEGENVASCTVPVKPERGGEGIDAFFSIDSPRLWYPNGVGEQPLYEIKITLLKEGRAIDEKSFRSGIRTVRLLQQKDDQGTSFIFEINGVKVFAKGANWIPADNLLPRLTPEDYDEYIRLARDANMNMLRIWGGGIYEDEAFYEACDRYGIMIWHDFMYACAEYPDQFEWFRDLARKEAVSVVKALRNHPSIVLWCGNNENNWGFHSWWKVGDPEFLGNYIYKQILPGVCAELDPSRPYWVSSPYGGEDPNSEAEGDRHAWNVWSGWIDYGQYVHDTGRFLSEFGFQAMPDWRTVLSFTAPEDRHILSPVMLAHNKMVEGMERLVRFLVGRIGFPRDLKSFVYLTQLNQAEAIRTGVEHWRSRKFATAGTIYWQLNDCWPVASWSCLDYYRRKKALYYYTKRFFANFLAVVKHNGDSIVIMGVNDEERDVEGRLRVTVYDLKGNRLSRKELGVRLLANDVTLLARYTCEDLGIGYEPRLVPIDLPGTTLPVEKNGRLLDAAVFVELEVSGKSYRNYAVFDRFRNLSLEKPSISLEVDGNLIRLKSDVPAFGVFIETEKDVDLEDNCLNMEPGVTYTVRCSGDPGKVHVFDLTRMVTRVE, from the coding sequence TTGATTTGCAGGATCTCTTTGAACGGCGAGTGGCAGTTTGCTGAGGCATCTGAGGCCCGGGATGGTAAATGGGCGGCTGGCAGAGTGCCAGGATGCGTACAGCTGGATCTCATGGCCCTCGGAAAACTTCCTGATCCATTTTACAGGATGAATGAGCATTATGCTCACGAGCTTGAAGATAAGGAATGGGTTTACAGGAAAGAATTTGATTTCGCGGGCGGGAAATATCATGCGGCTGAGCTGGTCTTCATGGGTTTGGATACATTTGCTGACATCTATATCAATGGGCATTATCTCGGCAGAGCGCAGGACATGTTCATACCATACAGATATGACGTTACGGATACGTTGGTGGTCGGAAAGAACATCATTGAGGTCAGGTTTGCTTCTCCCATCAACGAAATAAAGGCTATGGAAAGGAATAGCCCTGTCCGGCTTGCGTCGAGCAGCGAATCCGCGCGGCCATATGTGCGCAAGGCCCAGTATTCCTATGGTTGGGACTGGGGTCCGCGCATCGCTCAGGTAGGCATCTGGCGTCCTGTGTACTTGGAACTCATAGAGGATGCCAAGATCGAACATCCATTTTTCTTCACTCGTGAGATAAAAAACGGGAAAGCTTCTGTAAGTGTCAGAGCGGAGGTACAGAGGCATGTTGATGGAGAGCTTTCCGCCAGGGTGGAGGTTGCATATGAAGGAGAAAACGTGGCATCCTGTACGGTTCCGGTAAAGCCCGAAAGAGGCGGGGAGGGGATAGACGCTTTCTTTTCCATTGACTCTCCCAGGCTCTGGTATCCCAATGGCGTGGGTGAACAGCCCCTCTACGAGATAAAAATAACTCTGCTTAAAGAAGGCAGAGCGATAGATGAGAAGAGCTTTCGCTCCGGCATACGGACAGTAAGGCTTCTGCAGCAGAAAGATGACCAGGGCACGAGCTTTATATTCGAGATAAATGGGGTCAAGGTCTTTGCCAAAGGCGCTAATTGGATACCCGCTGATAATCTTCTCCCGCGCCTGACCCCAGAAGATTATGATGAGTATATAAGGCTCGCCAGGGATGCGAATATGAATATGCTCCGAATTTGGGGCGGCGGGATCTATGAGGATGAGGCATTTTATGAGGCTTGCGATCGTTACGGAATCATGATATGGCACGATTTCATGTATGCATGCGCCGAATATCCCGACCAGTTTGAATGGTTCAGGGATCTCGCTCGTAAAGAGGCTGTGTCTGTGGTCAAGGCCCTTCGCAATCACCCGTCCATAGTGCTGTGGTGCGGCAACAATGAAAACAACTGGGGATTCCATTCATGGTGGAAGGTTGGAGATCCCGAATTTCTTGGCAACTATATTTATAAGCAGATTCTTCCCGGGGTCTGCGCAGAGCTTGATCCATCACGGCCTTATTGGGTTTCGAGCCCATATGGTGGGGAAGATCCTAATAGCGAGGCAGAGGGTGACAGGCATGCGTGGAATGTTTGGTCTGGATGGATAGACTACGGGCAGTATGTGCATGATACCGGACGTTTCCTGAGCGAATTTGGATTCCAGGCCATGCCAGATTGGAGAACGGTGCTATCCTTTACTGCACCTGAGGATAGACATATTCTCAGTCCTGTTATGCTTGCCCATAATAAAATGGTGGAAGGAATGGAACGGCTTGTACGGTTCCTGGTGGGGCGCATCGGTTTCCCTCGGGACCTGAAGAGCTTCGTGTATCTTACCCAGCTAAACCAGGCAGAAGCCATAAGAACCGGTGTGGAACATTGGCGAAGCCGGAAATTCGCCACAGCCGGTACTATTTACTGGCAACTCAATGATTGCTGGCCTGTGGCGAGTTGGTCTTGCCTCGACTATTATCGCCGCAAGAAGGCGCTATATTACTATACCAAGAGATTTTTCGCAAATTTTCTGGCAGTAGTTAAGCATAATGGCGACAGCATCGTCATAATGGGCGTGAATGATGAAGAGCGCGATGTAGAGGGCCGGCTGCGAGTAACTGTTTATGATCTTAAAGGCAACAGGCTGAGCCGGAAAGAGCTAGGCGTACGCCTTTTGGCCAATGATGTTACTCTCCTTGCCCGTTATACCTGCGAGGATCTGGGAATAGGCTATGAACCACGGCTTGTGCCAATAGACCTTCCCGGCACGACCCTGCCTGTCGAAAAAAACGGGCGTCTTCTCGACGCCGCTGTATTCGTGGAGCTTGAGGTTAGCGGGAAATCCTATAGAAATTATGCTGTATTCGACCGGTTCCGTAATCTGAGTCTCGAGAAGCCCAGTATCAGCCTGGAGGTGGATGGCAATCTCATTCGACTGAAATCTGATGTTCCCGCCTTTGGGGTATTCATAGAAACTGAAAAGGATGTAGATTTGGAAGACAACTGCCTCAATATGGAGCCTGGAGTCACCTATACCGTTCGGTGTTCTGGCGATCCTGGAAAGGTACATGTATTTGATCTTACGAGAATGGTTACACGTGTTGAGTAG
- a CDS encoding serine hydroxymethyltransferase: MVSLLDEVWTIDPEVAEAIEAETRRQNSKIELIASENFASTAVMQAQGSVLTNKYAEGYPGRRYYGGCEFVDIVEDLAIRRAKELFGAEHVNVQPHSGAQANTAVYFAVLTPGDTVLGMDLSHGGHLTHGHPINFSGRYFRFIPYGVSRETEIIDYDQIRNLAREHKPKLIVAGASAYPRIIDFRAIREIADEVGAMVMVDMAHIAGLVAAGLHPSPVPYAEFVTTTTHKTLRGPRGGLILCQERFAKAIDQAVFPGTQGGPLMHVIAAKAVALKEAMSEGFKAYQKQVVSNARTLAAAMADRGFRLISGGTDNHLMLVSMIEKNLTGKRAERLLDDVGITVNKNTIPFDQQKPFIASGIRMGTPAVTTRGMKEPEMHVIAEIISSVLSQPDNEAIRDEARERVHALCSRFPLYTRLLSSMRSSK; this comes from the coding sequence GTGGTTTCTTTGCTTGATGAGGTTTGGACGATAGACCCAGAGGTGGCGGAGGCTATAGAGGCTGAAACCAGGCGGCAGAATTCGAAGATAGAGCTCATCGCATCGGAAAATTTTGCCAGCACGGCGGTTATGCAGGCTCAGGGCTCTGTGCTCACCAATAAATATGCAGAGGGTTATCCTGGCCGACGCTATTATGGCGGGTGTGAATTCGTTGACATTGTGGAAGATCTGGCGATCAGGCGCGCGAAAGAACTCTTCGGGGCAGAGCATGTCAATGTGCAGCCCCATTCCGGCGCGCAAGCTAATACTGCGGTATATTTCGCGGTCCTCACCCCCGGGGACACTGTCCTTGGGATGGATCTTTCGCATGGTGGGCATTTGACTCATGGTCATCCCATCAACTTTTCCGGAAGATATTTTCGTTTTATCCCGTACGGGGTTTCCAGGGAGACGGAGATTATCGATTATGACCAAATAAGGAATCTCGCGCGAGAACATAAACCGAAGCTTATCGTAGCTGGAGCGAGCGCTTATCCCAGGATCATTGATTTTCGGGCGATTCGCGAGATAGCTGATGAGGTCGGCGCTATGGTGATGGTGGATATGGCTCATATAGCAGGGCTGGTAGCTGCCGGGCTGCATCCGAGTCCGGTGCCCTATGCGGAGTTTGTGACCACCACCACACACAAGACCTTACGTGGACCCCGCGGGGGGCTAATCCTTTGCCAGGAGCGGTTTGCAAAGGCCATAGATCAGGCCGTGTTCCCCGGCACTCAGGGGGGTCCCCTGATGCATGTAATCGCCGCCAAGGCGGTCGCTCTCAAGGAAGCTATGAGTGAGGGGTTCAAGGCCTATCAGAAGCAGGTTGTGAGCAATGCTCGGACCCTGGCCGCAGCCATGGCTGATCGTGGTTTCCGGTTAATCTCCGGTGGCACTGATAATCATCTCATGCTTGTCAGCATGATAGAAAAGAATCTCACTGGCAAGCGCGCCGAAAGGTTGCTGGATGATGTAGGTATTACAGTAAACAAGAATACGATTCCCTTTGACCAGCAGAAGCCTTTTATAGCGAGCGGAATACGCATGGGCACCCCTGCCGTAACGACGAGGGGAATGAAAGAGCCCGAGATGCATGTAATAGCAGAAATCATTTCTTCTGTGCTATCCCAGCCAGACAATGAGGCTATCAGGGATGAAGCGCGCGAAAGGGTCCACGCCCTGTGCTCGCGATTCCCTCTATACACCAGGCTTCTCTCCTCTATGCGATCTTCTAAATGA
- a CDS encoding PIG-L family deacetylase has protein sequence MKIVNATPDNRHHGPGIELDNASTKEISMTLSRYHVGSSGSSRTAYQLRVALASALALLFLYLRMLAALGGHGQGIPEPARAQEMMKRFGTFRSIAPSPGDRILVIAPHSDDETLGAGGFLYDAIRRGASAYVALMTNGDGFTLAANREFRILRVTSRKFIELGYKRQEESIEALGILGVPAGNVFFLGYPDRGLAPMWHENWLTPYLSRFTKATKSPYYNSYHSETSYCGQDVCRDLEEIILKVRPTIILTASPIDMHPDHWATYNFTLYVIERLAQKGMLPGPGPHVLWYLVHRGNWPYPRGFRPATGLLPLNALAYADFEWDVYRLSAEAVLAKSEAIRAYKSQMSIMASYLLSFARATELFGEATVVSVPDISSSGLIIDGRLDDWPAAIKPMREPVMDCLVRKVEGGGDFESILVGKDATELYLAMNLRTEASREILYRLHLHSVDVRGHEGPEGDIDLTFRPREKGPVHIIAPAHKELDLRMIKAASHGKTIEIAVPLGLIGNPRSLFLGIESRFQGMMVDRTTWRILELH, from the coding sequence ATGAAGATAGTGAATGCAACGCCTGATAACCGGCATCACGGTCCGGGGATAGAATTAGACAATGCCAGCACAAAGGAGATCTCTATGACGCTGTCCCGATATCATGTCGGATCTTCTGGATCGAGTAGGACTGCTTATCAACTTCGGGTCGCGCTGGCATCCGCGCTGGCCTTGCTGTTCCTATATTTGCGCATGCTTGCGGCCTTGGGGGGCCATGGCCAGGGTATTCCTGAGCCTGCTCGCGCTCAGGAGATGATGAAGAGATTTGGCACATTCAGGAGCATAGCACCATCTCCCGGCGACAGGATACTGGTAATTGCGCCTCATAGTGATGATGAGACTCTGGGGGCGGGCGGATTCTTGTATGACGCCATAAGGCGTGGAGCCTCAGCCTATGTGGCCTTGATGACAAATGGTGATGGATTCACTCTTGCGGCAAATAGGGAATTTCGCATCTTACGGGTCACTTCCAGAAAATTCATAGAGCTGGGCTACAAACGCCAGGAGGAGTCCATTGAGGCGCTTGGAATCCTGGGGGTACCCGCGGGGAATGTATTCTTTCTTGGATATCCAGATAGGGGCCTTGCCCCCATGTGGCATGAGAATTGGCTCACTCCTTATCTCTCCAGGTTCACGAAAGCAACCAAGAGCCCGTATTACAACAGCTATCATTCCGAAACTTCTTATTGTGGCCAGGATGTATGTAGAGATCTTGAGGAGATAATATTGAAGGTGAGACCCACCATCATCCTGACTGCTTCCCCCATTGATATGCATCCCGATCATTGGGCGACCTACAATTTCACCCTTTACGTTATCGAACGCCTTGCGCAGAAGGGAATGCTGCCGGGGCCCGGGCCGCATGTGCTATGGTACCTGGTCCACAGGGGAAACTGGCCTTATCCTAGAGGTTTTCGTCCTGCTACAGGGCTTCTGCCATTGAACGCTCTTGCTTATGCTGATTTTGAGTGGGATGTATACCGGCTTTCCGCTGAGGCTGTCCTTGCGAAAAGCGAGGCGATTAGAGCATATAAGAGTCAGATGTCCATTATGGCCAGTTACCTTTTGAGCTTTGCGCGTGCTACGGAGTTATTCGGGGAAGCCACGGTAGTCTCTGTGCCTGATATTTCATCGTCTGGTCTCATCATTGATGGCAGGCTCGATGATTGGCCTGCTGCCATCAAGCCGATGAGGGAGCCTGTGATGGATTGTCTGGTGAGAAAAGTGGAAGGCGGGGGGGACTTCGAGAGCATACTGGTGGGGAAAGACGCAACAGAACTATATCTTGCCATGAACCTCAGGACCGAAGCGTCCCGGGAAATTCTATATCGCCTGCATCTTCATTCGGTAGATGTCCGTGGACACGAAGGGCCGGAAGGGGATATAGACTTGACTTTCAGGCCAAGAGAGAAAGGGCCGGTTCATATTATTGCTCCGGCTCATAAAGAACTCGATCTCAGGATGATCAAGGCTGCAAGTCATGGAAAGACAATCGAGATAGCAGTTCCACTTGGGCTTATCGGCAATCCCCGAAGCCTGTTTCTTGGAATAGAAAGTAGGTTCCAGGGAATGATGGTTGATCGCACCACCTGGCGAATCCTTGAGCTTCATTAG
- a CDS encoding amidase domain-containing protein, which yields MRKGANKTVLKLTRMIVAVMGAGVIVLSLVLLVFHTIRSRYLPRELPPAELLEIFWNGPQQLNEECDSTAPLIDVINLQLETMFNRRADAILTGDPDPLAPLYDTNSKYGRWALDHEQRRVKYIKAWAEKRGIKITRAMSCLRAQRVEIKDNTAWISLTQNAYLDYVYADDCSECVNRFGIGTRHLVELAYKQGNWLIRRDWYTDPLDEDTLVPEVNPACLPGGMAKWRSRNDKEWMSSQGNDQSGRMTQAPPSGSKGAYNREAAVDYAMKYCGVSLDQNHAARYNPKYKDYTGNGGDCTNFVSQVLADKEAGGLPTDYVWYYSHSISGRGGSRAWVQAETFANYLQHSRRATQIARGLFHEVTAPTSDSPEGAIQRLREGDLIGYEEKGRIEHFAVVVGRDSHGYVLVNSHTADRCRVPWDLGWDQKTVFRLFRINE from the coding sequence ATGCGTAAGGGAGCAAACAAAACCGTCCTCAAATTGACCCGGATGATTGTGGCTGTCATGGGAGCGGGAGTGATCGTTCTATCCCTCGTGCTGCTGGTTTTCCATACCATCCGATCGCGGTACTTGCCCCGGGAACTACCCCCTGCTGAACTCCTGGAGATATTTTGGAATGGACCACAACAGCTGAACGAAGAGTGTGATTCCACAGCTCCACTTATTGACGTAATCAATCTGCAGCTGGAAACCATGTTCAACAGAAGGGCGGATGCAATTCTGACAGGAGATCCTGATCCACTTGCCCCCCTATATGATACCAACTCCAAATATGGCAGATGGGCCCTTGACCATGAACAACGCCGCGTAAAATATATCAAAGCCTGGGCGGAAAAACGTGGAATCAAGATCACGCGTGCCATGTCTTGCTTGCGCGCGCAAAGGGTCGAAATCAAGGACAACACCGCCTGGATAAGCCTAACGCAAAACGCCTATCTCGACTATGTATACGCAGACGATTGCAGTGAATGCGTAAATCGTTTCGGAATAGGGACCCGCCACCTAGTGGAATTGGCATACAAGCAGGGCAACTGGCTGATCCGGCGTGATTGGTATACGGATCCTCTCGATGAAGACACCCTAGTTCCCGAGGTAAATCCCGCCTGTCTGCCCGGGGGAATGGCCAAATGGCGCAGCAGGAATGACAAAGAGTGGATGTCGAGCCAAGGTAACGATCAGAGCGGGAGGATGACCCAGGCCCCGCCCTCAGGATCTAAAGGCGCTTACAATCGCGAAGCGGCGGTTGATTATGCCATGAAGTACTGTGGCGTCTCCCTGGACCAAAACCACGCCGCTCGCTATAACCCCAAATACAAAGACTATACAGGCAATGGTGGGGATTGCACAAATTTCGTATCCCAAGTCCTGGCAGACAAAGAAGCTGGTGGTCTCCCAACTGACTATGTATGGTATTACAGCCATTCGATATCTGGCAGGGGAGGCAGCAGGGCATGGGTCCAAGCTGAGACATTTGCCAACTATTTGCAGCACAGCAGGCGTGCAACTCAGATAGCACGCGGTCTGTTCCATGAAGTCACCGCACCGACTAGCGATTCGCCAGAAGGCGCTATCCAGAGACTGCGCGAGGGAGACCTGATTGGCTATGAAGAGAAAGGCCGGATTGAGCACTTTGCCGTGGTCGTGGGAAGGGATTCCCATGGATATGTGCTGGTAAATAGCCATACGGCCGACCGCTGCAGAGTTCCTTGGGATCTGGGCTGGGATCAGAAGACTGTTTTCCGGCTGTTCCGGATCAATGAATAA
- a CDS encoding DMT family transporter: MLVFLLAIFGVICWGVAPVFGRLGLDKVDPITGLCLRTLIAATIVGSWLLATGYTWRLHNVPLRSWLLLGVEAIFATLLGDLAYYAALKLGKVSNVSLIMSTSPVITLWMAHSILGEHLTWLQIAGCFLIVLGLFLVGLQHKL; the protein is encoded by the coding sequence ATGTTAGTGTTTTTGCTTGCAATATTCGGGGTGATCTGCTGGGGAGTAGCCCCTGTCTTTGGCAGGTTAGGGCTGGATAAGGTGGACCCGATTACGGGTCTATGCCTGAGAACCCTGATTGCAGCGACAATAGTCGGCAGCTGGCTATTGGCCACGGGATATACGTGGCGCCTGCACAATGTTCCATTACGTTCCTGGCTGCTCTTGGGGGTAGAGGCCATATTCGCCACGCTGCTTGGGGATCTTGCATATTACGCGGCCCTGAAGCTCGGGAAAGTTTCAAATGTATCTCTAATCATGTCCACTTCCCCTGTCATTACACTTTGGATGGCCCACTCTATCCTTGGAGAGCATTTGACCTGGCTTCAGATCGCAGGATGCTTTCTGATCGTGCTGGGGCTCTTCCTCGTAGGATTGCAGCATAAGCTCTAG
- the pdxS gene encoding pyridoxal 5'-phosphate synthase lyase subunit PdxS, whose translation MVEKGTWTVKKGLAEMLKGGVIMDVTTPEQAKIAEDAGAVAVMALERVPADIRAAGGVARMADPVVIEKIMNAVSIPVMAKVRIGHFVEAQILEALGIDYIDESEVLTPADEAYHINKHLFKVPFVCGCRNLGEALRRIGEGAAMIRTKGEAGTGDVVEAVRHMRCVMDEIRRLKNMPEEELMTAAKEMGAPYDLVKEVAALGRLPVVNFAAGGIATPADAALMMQLGADGVFVGSGIFKSENPAARAKAIVEATTHYNDPSVLARVSRGIGEAMRGIQAAGLSEIERIQGRGW comes from the coding sequence GTGGTCGAGAAAGGCACATGGACCGTCAAGAAGGGCCTTGCGGAGATGCTGAAGGGTGGAGTCATAATGGATGTAACCACCCCTGAACAGGCGAAGATCGCGGAAGATGCCGGAGCTGTCGCCGTGATGGCCCTGGAGCGTGTTCCAGCTGATATCAGAGCTGCCGGCGGAGTAGCTAGAATGGCAGACCCGGTGGTCATAGAGAAGATCATGAATGCCGTAAGCATTCCGGTCATGGCCAAGGTAAGAATTGGGCACTTTGTCGAGGCGCAGATTCTCGAAGCGCTAGGTATTGACTATATCGATGAAAGTGAAGTGCTCACTCCGGCTGATGAAGCGTATCACATAAATAAGCACCTTTTCAAGGTCCCGTTTGTCTGCGGTTGCCGGAATCTTGGAGAAGCCCTGCGGCGCATTGGTGAGGGCGCGGCCATGATAAGGACGAAAGGGGAAGCAGGGACCGGGGATGTTGTTGAGGCTGTAAGGCATATGCGGTGCGTGATGGATGAGATCCGTAGACTCAAGAACATGCCTGAAGAAGAATTGATGACTGCCGCCAAAGAAATGGGGGCCCCCTACGATCTCGTGAAAGAGGTAGCTGCCCTTGGTAGATTGCCCGTGGTGAATTTCGCGGCCGGTGGAATCGCGACCCCTGCAGATGCGGCATTGATGATGCAACTTGGAGCAGATGGGGTTTTTGTTGGTTCTGGTATATTCAAATCTGAAAATCCAGCAGCCAGGGCGAAGGCGATAGTCGAAGCTACGACGCATTATAACGATCCGAGCGTTTTGGCAAGAGTATCCAGGGGTATCGGCGAGGCCATGCGCGGCATCCAGGCAGCCGGACTATCAGAGATAGAGAGGATTCAGGGCAGGGGCTGGTAA
- a CDS encoding sugar phosphate isomerase/epimerase, whose amino-acid sequence MRIGSSSYSFRRFDYGGKEETQVALEDIIPLAHEYGLDGLELLAVQFTSEDDEYVMRLKRLAAEHSLDIYALSLHNNFVAPDEDARAAEIKKVQKWIAIGAKLGVPIIRVFGGRWGTIKSFIDLMANDGKEPPLSGYSYEQGVQWNIDCLKECTEYARRHGIILAIENHWGLTYSAQGVLDIINGVNSDWLKVILDCGNFREKMYEQLEALAPHTVLVHAKTYWGGGIFYDFGLNPDYVRILRMLKQHGYKGYLSIEFEGKAPSSEGIPASIQLLRQALLLS is encoded by the coding sequence ATGCGTATCGGAAGTTCCAGCTATTCATTCAGGCGGTTTGATTACGGCGGAAAAGAAGAAACACAAGTTGCATTGGAAGACATAATCCCGCTGGCCCATGAATATGGTCTCGATGGACTCGAGTTATTGGCGGTGCAGTTTACCTCAGAGGATGACGAATATGTGATGAGGCTCAAACGTCTGGCTGCTGAGCATTCCCTGGATATTTACGCATTGTCGCTCCATAACAACTTCGTTGCGCCCGATGAAGACGCTAGAGCCGCTGAAATCAAAAAGGTCCAGAAATGGATCGCCATCGGAGCCAAATTGGGGGTACCCATCATACGTGTGTTCGGAGGACGATGGGGTACCATCAAGAGTTTCATTGATTTAATGGCGAACGATGGGAAAGAACCCCCTCTATCAGGATATTCTTACGAACAGGGGGTACAGTGGAACATAGACTGCTTGAAGGAATGTACGGAATATGCACGTCGACATGGCATCATATTGGCGATTGAAAACCACTGGGGTCTCACCTATTCGGCTCAGGGTGTGCTGGATATCATCAACGGGGTAAATAGCGACTGGTTAAAAGTCATCTTGGACTGTGGGAACTTCAGAGAGAAAATGTATGAACAACTTGAGGCACTCGCCCCCCATACAGTACTAGTTCATGCAAAAACATATTGGGGTGGGGGGATTTTCTATGATTTCGGGTTGAACCCCGACTATGTGAGAATCTTAAGAATGCTTAAGCAGCATGGCTATAAAGGTTACCTATCCATTGAATTCGAGGGTAAAGCACCCTCAAGTGAAGGTATCCCTGCAAGTATACAGCTATTGAGGCAGGCTCTTCTACTAAGCTAG
- a CDS encoding NAD(P)-dependent alcohol dehydrogenase, giving the protein MGGISMKAAVLKKVGVIEIEDVPVPKPADDEVLVRIKSVGVCGSDIHYYRHGRIGTYVVEKPIILGHESSGEIVETGKGVRSLKIGDRVSLEPGIPCRKCIFCKTGRYNLCPDVVFMATPPVDGAFVEYVAFPEDFAFKLPDNVSFDEGALIEPLAVGIYASERAGIKPGLSAVILGAGPIGLVTLQAAKAYGAGPVAVLDISDFRLNMARKLGADFVIDSRDANALDKVLEAIGQGGADVVFEAAGAVPTIQMTTRIARRGGKVVLIGLSAKDQVEYNVVDVSGKELDVLGIFRYANVYRKAIDLVSAGKIGLKTMVTHHFPLEKTKEALELADTKKDQAIKVIVNP; this is encoded by the coding sequence ATCGGGGGGATTTCCATGAAAGCCGCGGTCTTGAAAAAAGTCGGCGTCATTGAAATCGAAGATGTTCCTGTTCCAAAGCCGGCTGATGACGAGGTGCTCGTGAGGATCAAGTCTGTTGGTGTCTGCGGCTCTGATATTCACTATTACAGGCACGGCAGAATAGGTACATATGTGGTTGAGAAGCCTATCATCCTTGGGCATGAATCATCTGGCGAAATAGTGGAGACTGGCAAGGGGGTGAGGTCGCTAAAGATAGGCGACAGGGTGAGCCTGGAGCCCGGAATCCCATGCCGGAAGTGCATTTTCTGCAAGACGGGACGTTACAACCTCTGCCCAGATGTCGTGTTTATGGCAACTCCGCCTGTTGATGGCGCCTTTGTCGAATATGTGGCCTTCCCTGAGGATTTTGCATTCAAGCTCCCTGATAATGTCTCCTTCGATGAAGGGGCACTGATCGAACCCCTCGCCGTAGGCATATATGCATCCGAGCGGGCGGGTATCAAACCGGGCCTTAGTGCCGTGATATTGGGAGCCGGACCTATCGGCCTCGTGACCCTCCAGGCGGCAAAGGCCTATGGCGCAGGCCCCGTGGCAGTGTTGGATATAAGTGATTTCAGGTTGAACATGGCAAGGAAGCTCGGGGCAGACTTCGTAATAGACTCTCGAGACGCGAATGCGTTGGATAAGGTGCTAGAAGCCATAGGGCAGGGGGGAGCAGATGTAGTCTTTGAGGCTGCAGGGGCTGTGCCCACGATACAGATGACAACCAGGATCGCCAGAAGGGGCGGCAAGGTGGTTTTGATAGGGCTCTCTGCAAAAGATCAGGTTGAATACAACGTGGTGGATGTATCTGGCAAGGAATTGGACGTCCTTGGAATCTTTAGGTATGCGAATGTCTATCGCAAGGCGATAGATTTGGTTTCAGCAGGCAAGATCGGTCTCAAGACCATGGTCACTCACCATTTTCCCCTCGAGAAGACAAAAGAGGCGCTGGAACTGGCAGATACAAAGAAGGACCAGGCGATAAAGGTCATTGTTAATCCATAG
- the pdxT gene encoding pyridoxal 5'-phosphate synthase glutaminase subunit PdxT: MKSAAKIGVLDLQGAVEEHIEMLKSIGCDTVAVKKAEQLDGLQGLVIPGGESTTIGKLMERYGLAEEIKKRAQDGMAIFGTCAGLILLAEDINGSSQMRLGLMGIRVKRNAFGRQVESFEADIPIPVLGGAPFRAIFIRAPYIESVKPGVEELARVDGKIVFARQGRFLVSAFHPELSSDNRIHRYFVEQVVKG, translated from the coding sequence TTGAAATCAGCAGCAAAGATCGGGGTTTTGGATTTACAAGGAGCTGTTGAAGAGCATATTGAAATGCTGAAGAGCATTGGATGCGACACGGTGGCGGTGAAGAAGGCAGAGCAACTCGATGGGCTGCAGGGCCTTGTAATCCCCGGCGGAGAGAGCACTACCATCGGCAAATTAATGGAGCGGTATGGGCTGGCCGAAGAGATAAAAAAGAGGGCACAAGATGGAATGGCTATATTTGGCACCTGTGCAGGCTTGATCTTGCTAGCCGAAGATATCAATGGAAGTTCTCAAATGAGGCTAGGCCTCATGGGTATCCGAGTAAAGAGGAACGCTTTCGGCCGGCAGGTAGAGAGTTTCGAGGCGGATATTCCCATCCCGGTTCTCGGAGGCGCGCCATTCAGGGCCATTTTCATCAGGGCGCCATATATCGAATCTGTAAAACCAGGAGTCGAGGAACTTGCCCGCGTAGACGGCAAAATTGTATTCGCCCGCCAGGGGAGATTTCTCGTTTCAGCTTTTCACCCGGAGCTTTCTTCTGATAACAGGATTCATAGATATTTTGTCGAACAGGTGGTAAAGGGTTAG